The following are from one region of the Elusimicrobiota bacterium genome:
- a CDS encoding CopG family transcriptional regulator, whose translation MTAEEFDRLADEGKDITPYLDFEKMIVVRPKIQRVNVDFPEWMVKKLDEEAHKLNVSRQAIIKMWLRERLDPQRRITR comes from the coding sequence ATCACGGCCGAGGAGTTCGACCGGCTGGCCGACGAGGGCAAAGACATCACCCCCTATCTCGATTTCGAGAAAATGATCGTCGTCCGGCCCAAGATCCAGCGCGTCAACGTCGATTTCCCGGAGTGGATGGTCAAAAAGCTCGACGAGGAGGCGCACAAGCTCAACGTCTCCCGTCAGGCGATCATCAAGATGTGGCTGCGGGAGCGCCTCGACCCTCAACGCCGCATCACGCGATAG
- a CDS encoding helix-turn-helix domain-containing protein: MKKAAQAGLTGDIRRAIGNDPAYAEEYFAELSRRPLPVQLALLRRLKGLTQAELADEMGLKQTHVSRLEKTGSDHLLSAYLRAAQALGARLAFVPAK, translated from the coding sequence ATGAAAAAGGCCGCCCAGGCGGGGTTGACGGGAGACATACGGCGCGCGATCGGGAACGACCCGGCGTACGCCGAGGAGTACTTCGCGGAGCTCTCGCGCCGGCCGCTGCCGGTCCAGCTGGCTTTACTGCGGCGATTGAAGGGGCTAACGCAGGCGGAGCTGGCCGACGAGATGGGGCTCAAACAAACGCATGTGTCTCGCTTGGAGAAGACGGGTTCGGATCATTTGCTGAGCGCCTATCTGCGCGCGGCGCAGGCCCTGGGCGCGCGCCTGGCGTTCGTGCCCGCGAAGTAG